In Carnobacterium sp. CP1, the following are encoded in one genomic region:
- a CDS encoding CYTH domain-containing protein, whose amino-acid sequence MSEQLEIEFKNMLTASEYQKLLLYFQAKEKSFFFQENHYYDTIHEDLKHLRCGLRIRIMPNSAELTLKTPLGDHLLETTDPLSLKTAKELISKNSILQTGAVAKKLQSLKVDPDSVQLIGSLKTKRFEKETKDGLFVLDHSFYGEQTDFELEFETHDADSGEQIFNRFLEVHHLMKRPSKNKIVRMLEAFSLNSPITD is encoded by the coding sequence ATGAGCGAACAACTAGAAATTGAATTCAAAAATATGTTAACGGCTAGCGAATACCAAAAGCTGCTGCTTTATTTTCAAGCGAAAGAAAAGAGCTTTTTCTTTCAAGAAAATCATTACTATGATACAATTCATGAAGATTTAAAACACCTGAGATGCGGGTTAAGAATCCGTATCATGCCAAATTCTGCTGAATTAACACTTAAAACTCCTTTAGGCGACCATTTACTAGAAACAACAGACCCGCTGTCTTTAAAAACTGCTAAAGAATTGATTTCGAAAAACAGCATTTTACAAACTGGGGCAGTAGCCAAAAAACTCCAAAGCTTAAAAGTAGATCCTGATAGTGTTCAATTGATTGGTTCACTTAAAACCAAACGTTTTGAAAAAGAAACTAAAGATGGATTATTTGTCTTAGACCATAGTTTTTATGGAGAACAAACGGATTTTGAATTAGAGTTTGAAACTCATGATGCAGATAGCGGAGAACAAATCTTTAATCGTTTTTTAGAAGTGCATCATTTAATGAAACGACCTTCTAAAAATAAAATAGTAAGAATGCTAGAAGCCTTCTCATTAAATTCTCCAATAACGGATTGA
- a CDS encoding GTP pyrophosphokinase: protein MEENQSWDEFLVPYQQAVEELKIKLKGIRKQFRKENLHTPIEFVTGRVKPVDSILAKAELRNIPLKHLETDMQDIAGLRIMCQFVEDIHEVVRLLRNRNDIKIIEERDYITNKKESGYRSYHVVFEYPVQVIEGEKIILAEVQIRTLSMNFWATIEHSLNYKYNGEFPEDIKLRLKRAAEAVFQLDEEMSQIREEIQEAQHMFSYSKRSSTEETENKKQP, encoded by the coding sequence ATGGAAGAAAACCAGAGTTGGGATGAGTTTTTAGTACCTTATCAACAAGCAGTGGAAGAATTAAAAATCAAATTAAAAGGAATCCGAAAACAATTTAGAAAAGAAAATTTGCACACGCCAATTGAATTCGTTACAGGAAGGGTCAAACCTGTCGACAGTATTCTAGCAAAAGCTGAATTGCGCAATATCCCTTTGAAACATTTAGAAACGGATATGCAAGATATTGCCGGTTTGCGAATCATGTGTCAATTCGTAGAAGATATTCATGAAGTAGTGCGGTTATTAAGAAACCGAAACGATATAAAGATCATTGAAGAACGAGATTATATCACCAATAAAAAAGAAAGTGGTTACCGTTCGTATCATGTTGTTTTTGAATATCCGGTACAAGTAATCGAAGGAGAAAAAATTATTTTAGCAGAAGTGCAGATCAGAACGCTTTCGATGAACTTTTGGGCGACGATAGAGCATTCATTAAATTACAAATACAATGGCGAATTTCCTGAAGATATCAAACTTCGATTGAAGAGAGCAGCTGAAGCAGTATTTCAATTAGATGAAGAAATGTCTCAAATTCGTGAAGAGATTCAAGAAGCGCAACATATGTTTTCATATAGTAAAAGAAGCAGTACAGAAGAAACGGAAAACAAAAAGCAACCATAG
- a CDS encoding NAD kinase, whose amino-acid sequence MKIAIVHNNNESSITLAGELRLLLKKAALKIDERHPDLVITIGGDGTLLSAFHRYAHMLDRVRFVGVHTGHLGFYTDWRDYELSELVTSLIHDKGESISYPLLDVRATYQGRKEPSHFLALNESTMKRVDGTMVCDVFIKDELFERFRGDGICISTPTGSTGYNKSVGGAIIHPRLEAMQLAEIASINNRVFRTLSSPMIVAPDEWIRIKPITTDGFVLTIDQLSSSEKNIIDLQYRIAKERIHFARYRHTHFWSRVEDAFIGAKNKYEI is encoded by the coding sequence GTGAAAATTGCAATTGTCCATAATAATAATGAAAGCTCCATTACTTTAGCAGGAGAGCTGCGTTTGCTCCTTAAAAAAGCAGCGCTCAAAATAGATGAACGTCATCCTGATTTAGTCATCACGATCGGCGGGGATGGTACATTGTTGTCTGCATTTCACCGTTACGCACATATGCTAGACCGTGTGCGTTTTGTGGGAGTACACACAGGACACTTGGGCTTCTATACGGACTGGAGAGACTATGAATTGTCAGAACTAGTGACAAGTTTAATTCATGATAAAGGAGAAAGCATCAGTTACCCTTTATTGGATGTGCGGGCCACTTATCAAGGGCGCAAAGAACCGTCCCATTTTTTAGCATTAAATGAATCGACAATGAAGCGAGTCGATGGTACGATGGTATGCGATGTATTTATTAAAGATGAACTGTTTGAGCGTTTTAGAGGAGACGGCATCTGTATCTCTACGCCTACTGGGTCAACGGGGTATAATAAATCGGTTGGAGGAGCAATTATTCACCCGAGGTTGGAAGCGATGCAGCTAGCTGAAATAGCTTCGATCAACAACCGTGTCTTTCGGACCTTAAGTTCGCCGATGATCGTTGCACCAGATGAATGGATCCGAATTAAACCTATAACGACTGATGGGTTTGTTTTGACTATCGATCAACTATCGTCATCTGAGAAAAATATTATCGATTTACAATATCGGATAGCAAAAGAACGCATTCATTTTGCTCGTTACCGCCATACGCATTTTTGGAGCCGAGTAGAAGACGCATTTATTGGAGCGAAAAATAAATATGAAATTTAG
- a CDS encoding RluA family pseudouridine synthase, with amino-acid sequence MKFSWTYQSSEKQQVKTFLGTKGISRSLLAKVKFQGGKITVNNQIENVLYHLQKSDVVEITIPDEKGHDTTIPIDIPIDIVYEDANFLVVNKPFGVASIPSKVHPAGTMANRVKGYYVKQGYKNQVIHIVTRLDRDTTGLMLFAKHGYAHALLDKELRKKQLHKKYIALLTGKLKENQHGIIEAPIARPKDSIIKRIVHPDGKMALTEYWVREEFEEATLVDIQLHTGRTHQIRVHFTHIGNPLMGDDLYGGEWNQWVKRQALHCRELDFIDPFTQEKIVLEADYPVDIAEWLERQRAIENHR; translated from the coding sequence ATGAAATTTAGCTGGACTTATCAATCATCAGAAAAACAGCAAGTAAAAACATTTTTAGGAACAAAAGGGATTTCACGCAGTTTGCTGGCGAAGGTGAAGTTTCAAGGCGGTAAAATTACGGTTAACAATCAAATTGAAAATGTGCTCTATCATTTACAAAAAAGTGATGTGGTAGAAATAACCATTCCAGATGAAAAAGGGCATGATACAACCATTCCCATCGATATCCCTATTGACATTGTTTATGAGGATGCTAATTTTTTAGTAGTAAACAAACCTTTTGGTGTGGCTTCTATTCCATCTAAGGTTCATCCAGCAGGAACAATGGCCAATCGTGTGAAAGGATACTACGTTAAACAAGGATATAAAAATCAAGTCATCCATATTGTGACGCGTTTGGATCGAGATACGACAGGGTTGATGCTTTTTGCTAAGCATGGTTACGCGCACGCTTTATTGGATAAAGAGCTGAGAAAAAAACAATTGCACAAAAAATACATTGCTTTATTAACAGGAAAATTAAAAGAAAACCAGCATGGGATAATTGAAGCGCCGATTGCTAGACCAAAAGACTCCATTATCAAGAGAATCGTCCATCCAGATGGAAAGATGGCCTTGACAGAATATTGGGTAAGAGAAGAATTTGAAGAAGCGACATTAGTAGATATTCAGTTGCATACTGGCAGAACTCATCAAATTCGAGTGCATTTTACTCATATCGGAAACCCGCTTATGGGAGATGACCTTTATGGCGGAGAGTGGAATCAATGGGTCAAAAGACAAGCTTTACATTGTCGTGAACTAGATTTCATTGATCCTTTTACACAAGAAAAGATTGTTTTAGAGGCGGACTATCCGGTCGATATTGCTGAGTGGCTTGAACGCCAACGAGCAATAGAAAATCACCGGTAG
- the mgtE gene encoding magnesium transporter has product MNEAPVEIEEKLALAQLYLSEENIKGFRQEFLSLHVYEQGQYYLSLSEQDRQRMYYFLSPKEMADMFEVIEEDEQSVEVYLKEMDPQYAADMLSEMYTDNAVDVLKQLDKPDLRNYLNLMTEDSANEIKELLHYEDETAGAIMTTEYVSVEAHQTIRSAMAILKSKAAEAETIYYIYVVDPAERLVGVISLRELITHDDDELVSEVMGDRPVSVNVTDDQNDVAKTIRDYNFLAVPVIDNDEYLLGIITVDDIIDVIDEEAESDYSGLAGVDVGEQSENPFVAASKRLPWLITLLFLGMGTATLISRYEVLVSEASILAVFISLITGTAGNAGTQSLAVAVRKLADNDDKSKGFGSLILSEVLTGIVTGLTTGVTIFIVIGIWKQNFILGFVVGIAMFFAIIVANLAGSFIPILMDRIGFDPAVASGPFISTLSDLTSVLIYFNIAAYFMSFFVQTG; this is encoded by the coding sequence TTGAATGAAGCGCCAGTAGAAATAGAAGAAAAATTAGCATTAGCACAATTGTACTTAAGCGAAGAAAATATTAAAGGATTCCGCCAAGAGTTTTTATCGCTGCATGTCTACGAACAAGGGCAATACTACCTTTCTTTATCTGAACAAGATCGCCAAAGAATGTATTATTTTCTTTCGCCAAAAGAAATGGCTGATATGTTTGAAGTTATTGAAGAAGACGAGCAATCCGTAGAAGTTTATTTAAAAGAAATGGATCCACAATATGCAGCCGATATGTTGAGTGAAATGTATACCGATAATGCTGTGGATGTTTTAAAGCAACTAGACAAACCGGATTTGCGTAATTATTTGAATTTGATGACCGAAGACAGTGCAAATGAGATTAAAGAATTGCTTCATTATGAAGATGAAACAGCTGGAGCGATCATGACAACTGAGTATGTCTCCGTTGAAGCTCACCAGACCATTCGTTCAGCCATGGCTATTTTAAAAAGCAAAGCAGCGGAAGCAGAAACGATTTATTATATTTACGTTGTCGACCCGGCTGAAAGGTTAGTGGGTGTTATTTCGCTTAGAGAATTGATTACACATGACGACGATGAATTGGTTTCAGAAGTCATGGGGGATCGTCCAGTCTCAGTAAATGTGACCGACGACCAAAATGATGTCGCTAAGACTATTCGGGATTATAACTTTTTAGCAGTTCCGGTCATCGATAATGATGAGTATCTTTTAGGGATCATTACGGTTGATGATATTATTGATGTCATTGATGAAGAAGCTGAAAGTGATTACTCTGGTTTAGCTGGGGTAGATGTTGGAGAACAATCGGAAAATCCTTTTGTTGCCGCGTCTAAACGATTGCCTTGGTTGATTACGCTATTATTTTTAGGGATGGGAACAGCGACTTTGATTAGCCGTTATGAAGTGTTGGTAAGCGAAGCGAGTATTTTAGCAGTCTTCATCTCTTTGATTACAGGAACCGCCGGTAACGCTGGGACACAGTCTTTAGCTGTTGCTGTAAGAAAACTAGCAGATAACGATGATAAAAGTAAAGGGTTTGGAAGTTTGATTCTGAGCGAGGTTTTAACCGGAATCGTGACGGGTTTAACGACAGGAGTAACTATTTTTATTGTGATTGGTATTTGGAAACAAAATTTTATTTTAGGATTTGTTGTCGGAATAGCCATGTTTTTTGCTATCATAGTAGCTAATTTAGCTGGAAGCTTTATTCCTATTTTAATGGATCGGATAGGGTTTGACCCTGCTGTTGCCAGTGGTCCTTTTATCTCAACACTGAGCGATTTAACCAGTGTTTTGATTTATTTTAACATCGCGGCTTACTTTATGTCGTTTTTTGTCCAAACAGGATAA
- a CDS encoding ComEC/Rec2 family competence protein has translation MAYRKKPKKLTKKQKKQRTQFGIMGLIILFSFTIGLTLGRSENPDYSINERILQFKEEVTAFFQEEMGWSNEKKELKEQEVQAGQFRFLDVGQGSATLIQSEDGTNILIDTGRYEDKDKKILSYLDQYIGTGGKIDLLIFTHNDSDHIGYGDLILQYYNVQEVWMNGYDSTSKIYERILDALAQSNAQYAEPKSGENHQIGPFLLEVLNPTVDPRSNPNDDSIVIKMTMGDFSAMLSGDASSRVEEAIIDSGAELKSTLLLMGHHGSKESSSDEWIEAIQPGFSIYSAGLTNSYGHPNKETIERFELHEIPIYGTAEDGTVTVRVNPNGNYSIDTEKGEH, from the coding sequence GTGGCGTATCGAAAGAAACCAAAAAAATTAACAAAAAAACAAAAAAAACAACGGACTCAATTTGGGATAATGGGATTGATTATTCTTTTTTCATTTACCATCGGCTTGACTTTAGGAAGAAGCGAAAATCCCGACTACTCTATTAATGAACGTATTCTTCAGTTTAAAGAAGAGGTAACAGCTTTCTTTCAAGAAGAAATGGGTTGGTCAAATGAAAAGAAAGAACTTAAAGAACAAGAAGTTCAAGCTGGACAGTTTCGATTTTTAGATGTAGGCCAAGGTTCCGCAACGTTGATCCAATCTGAAGATGGAACAAACATTTTAATTGACACAGGTCGTTATGAAGACAAAGACAAAAAAATATTATCGTATTTAGACCAGTATATTGGTACCGGCGGCAAAATCGACTTGTTGATTTTTACGCATAATGACTCAGACCATATCGGTTATGGCGATTTGATTTTACAATACTATAACGTCCAAGAAGTGTGGATGAACGGATACGACTCGACGAGTAAGATCTATGAACGTATCTTGGATGCTCTAGCTCAGAGCAATGCCCAATATGCTGAACCTAAAAGTGGAGAAAACCATCAAATAGGGCCCTTTCTACTTGAAGTGTTAAATCCAACAGTTGATCCGAGAAGCAATCCCAATGATGATTCCATTGTTATAAAAATGACCATGGGTGATTTTAGCGCAATGCTCAGTGGAGATGCTTCCAGCAGAGTAGAGGAAGCGATTATCGACAGCGGCGCAGAGCTGAAATCGACGCTTCTTTTGATGGGGCACCATGGATCCAAAGAGAGTTCAAGTGATGAGTGGATCGAAGCGATTCAGCCAGGATTCAGTATTTATTCAGCTGGGCTCACTAATAGTTACGGTCATCCTAATAAAGAAACCATAGAACGATTTGAGCTTCATGAAATCCCTATTTATGGTACTGCGGAAGACGGAACGGTGACGGTGAGAGTTAATCCAAACGGCAATTACAGCATTGACACGGAGAAAGGAGAACACTGA
- a CDS encoding DUF3006 family protein: MKVVLEEIEGAVARLIPDDGSEPIHIAVQSLPVESELGDVFEIDYQRRDNQTAPQLTLLPNEKSERMARMKAKREALLKKTKQQQQDNNG; the protein is encoded by the coding sequence ATGAAAGTGGTTCTTGAAGAAATTGAAGGGGCAGTAGCCCGCTTGATTCCCGATGATGGCAGTGAACCCATTCATATCGCTGTTCAATCACTCCCGGTGGAATCAGAGTTAGGAGACGTTTTTGAAATTGATTATCAGAGAAGAGACAATCAAACAGCTCCTCAATTAACCTTGCTGCCAAATGAAAAAAGTGAACGAATGGCACGAATGAAAGCTAAACGAGAAGCTTTGTTGAAGAAAACAAAGCAGCAACAGCAAGATAACAATGGATAA
- a CDS encoding GNAT family N-acetyltransferase, which yields MHFIWTSDLTSPTYHDALQIRHTVFVGEQGVPEEMEIDELEGETDYIVGYVDDHPVATARVLPIGQDTYKIQRVAVLKNYRGKQLGKNLMLEIERYAHQNKRSYLTLGAQDHAIGFYSNLGYAIVGDGYLDAGIPHHDMKKEIISAN from the coding sequence ATGCACTTTATTTGGACTTCTGATTTGACTTCTCCTACTTACCACGATGCTTTACAAATTCGACATACGGTCTTTGTAGGCGAACAAGGCGTTCCAGAAGAAATGGAAATAGATGAACTAGAAGGTGAAACGGACTACATCGTCGGGTATGTGGATGACCACCCAGTAGCGACAGCTCGTGTTTTACCAATTGGGCAAGATACCTATAAAATTCAACGAGTGGCTGTTCTAAAAAATTACCGCGGCAAGCAATTAGGCAAAAACTTAATGTTGGAAATTGAACGATATGCTCATCAAAATAAACGGTCTTATTTAACTTTAGGCGCACAAGACCACGCTATTGGTTTTTACTCGAATCTAGGCTATGCTATCGTTGGCGACGGTTACTTAGATGCAGGCATTCCGCATCACGATATGAAAAAAGAAATCATTTCCGCTAATTGA
- a CDS encoding M42 family metallopeptidase has product MSSNKTMEWIKHLTSIPSPTGNTSEIIKEIQDRLLVMGYEGHKDNKGGLMVTVRGEDHQQQRFVTAHVDTLGAMVRAVKPDGRLKIDLIGGFRYNAIEGEYCTIHTSSGKTYTGTILMHQTSVHVYKDAGTAERNQENMEIRIDEKVLSKEDTRELGIAVGDFISFDPRTEVTESGFVKSRHLDDKVSVAILLSILEKLSENKTSSLPCTTHFFISTNEEIGYGGNSNISEKVVDYLAVDMGAIGDDQQTDEYSVSICAKDGSGPYHYQLRRQLTQLCEDYAIPYQLDIYPYYGSDASAAMKAGADVRHALVGAGIDASHAYERTHKESIEATEQLIEKYLFSSMQG; this is encoded by the coding sequence ATGAGCAGCAATAAAACGATGGAATGGATAAAACACCTTACTTCTATTCCTTCTCCAACAGGCAATACCAGTGAAATTATAAAAGAGATACAGGATAGGTTGTTGGTGATGGGCTACGAAGGGCATAAAGATAATAAAGGTGGGTTAATGGTGACTGTTAGAGGAGAGGATCACCAGCAGCAACGCTTTGTAACAGCCCATGTAGATACGCTTGGAGCGATGGTTCGTGCTGTAAAACCTGACGGCCGATTGAAAATAGACTTGATTGGCGGGTTTCGTTACAATGCTATTGAGGGTGAATATTGCACCATTCATACTTCTTCAGGAAAAACGTATACAGGTACTATCTTAATGCATCAAACAAGTGTACATGTTTATAAGGATGCGGGAACAGCTGAAAGAAACCAAGAGAACATGGAAATTCGGATTGATGAAAAAGTCCTTTCAAAAGAAGACACTAGAGAGCTGGGCATTGCAGTAGGAGACTTTATCAGCTTTGATCCACGTACTGAAGTAACTGAAAGCGGCTTTGTTAAGTCTCGCCACTTAGATGACAAGGTGAGTGTTGCTATTTTATTGTCTATTTTGGAAAAACTATCTGAAAATAAAACGAGTTCCTTGCCATGCACCACTCACTTTTTCATTTCAACTAATGAAGAAATTGGCTATGGAGGAAATTCCAATATTTCTGAAAAAGTAGTAGACTACTTAGCTGTTGATATGGGTGCTATAGGCGACGACCAACAAACAGATGAATACTCTGTCTCGATTTGTGCCAAAGATGGCAGCGGGCCCTATCATTACCAACTGAGGCGTCAGTTGACGCAATTGTGCGAAGACTATGCTATTCCTTATCAATTAGATATTTATCCTTATTATGGAAGCGATGCTTCAGCTGCTATGAAAGCCGGAGCAGATGTCCGTCATGCTTTAGTAGGCGCAGGAATTGATGCCAGCCATGCGTATGAACGAACACATAAGGAATCGATTGAAGCTACTGAACAATTAATTGAAAAATACTTATTTAGCTCTATGCAGGGTTAA
- a CDS encoding AI-2E family transporter — MDYFKNSKLMFWTTWLLIVATLIFISSKINFVFQPLTTFVSTLFTPILVAGFLYYLLNPLINLLEKINIKRKYGIIVVLLLFLGSLIFLIVSVLPNLVNQIGQLIASIPSLMQSLEKFSQDLVQQPWLADFNLEDSMNKMDLSIGNIANSVFSGITTSIGSIFGAVANTTIVIVTAPIILFYMFKDGKHFRPAVAKFFPKEYRGQMIELLGQMNHTISSYISGQALVCLLVGVFTYIGYLIIGMPYALLLGIIAGVTNIIPYVGPYIGAAPAVIIGLTISPTKALLVALVVLVVQQVDGNFISPNVIGKTLAIHPLTIIIILLVAGNLAGLLGMILGVPFYAVVKTVVVYLKDMINLRKKHQKPKMM; from the coding sequence ATGGATTATTTTAAAAACTCAAAATTAATGTTCTGGACGACTTGGCTGCTGATCGTAGCTACTTTGATTTTTATATCTTCGAAAATCAATTTTGTTTTTCAGCCGTTGACTACTTTTGTATCGACTTTATTTACCCCCATTTTGGTAGCAGGATTTCTATATTACCTTTTAAATCCTTTGATTAATTTATTGGAGAAAATAAACATTAAAAGAAAATATGGCATTATCGTTGTTTTGCTTTTATTTTTAGGCAGTCTTATTTTTCTGATTGTTTCTGTTTTGCCAAATTTAGTTAATCAAATTGGACAATTGATTGCAAGTATCCCAAGTCTCATGCAGTCATTGGAAAAATTTTCTCAAGATTTAGTTCAACAGCCTTGGTTGGCTGATTTCAACTTAGAAGATTCGATGAATAAAATGGACCTATCCATTGGCAATATAGCGAACAGTGTATTTTCAGGTATCACCACTAGTATCGGTTCTATTTTCGGAGCGGTAGCAAATACCACAATCGTTATTGTAACTGCTCCAATCATTTTGTTTTATATGTTTAAAGATGGAAAACACTTCCGTCCAGCCGTTGCTAAATTTTTTCCAAAAGAATACCGCGGACAGATGATTGAATTGCTTGGGCAAATGAACCATACGATCTCTTCTTATATCAGCGGCCAAGCGTTAGTATGTTTATTAGTAGGAGTGTTTACCTATATTGGTTATTTGATCATAGGGATGCCTTATGCTTTGTTATTAGGCATTATTGCAGGAGTTACAAATATCATACCTTATGTTGGACCCTACATCGGTGCAGCACCTGCAGTCATCATCGGATTGACTATTTCTCCCACTAAAGCTTTATTAGTAGCATTAGTTGTATTAGTCGTGCAGCAAGTCGACGGGAATTTTATTTCACCGAATGTCATTGGTAAAACGTTGGCTATTCATCCTCTAACGATCATTATTATCTTGTTAGTGGCAGGCAACTTAGCGGGTCTCTTAGGCATGATCTTAGGTGTACCTTTTTATGCTGTAGTGAAAACGGTAGTCGTTTATTTGAAAGACATGATAAATTTAAGAAAAAAGCACCAAAAACCAAAAATGATGTGA
- a CDS encoding FAD-dependent oxidoreductase: MKVVVIGCTHAGTSAVKTILNENPEAEVAVFERNDNISFLSCGIALYVGGVVKDPAGLFYSNPEELTSMGANVKMEHNIKEIDTESKKVIVENLKTGEVFEETYDKLVNTTGSWPIIPPIPGIEYKKILLCKNYTQANELIAQAKDAKKITIVGGGYIGIELVEAFAESGKEVTLIDGLDRILNKYLDKEFTDVLENDLQERGIKLALNQAVNGFTANEAGEVKSVITTEGEYEADLVVMCVGFRPNNELLQGKVDMLPNGAIIVDDYMRTSNPDIYAAGDSCAVNYNPNGGHAYIPLATNAVRMGMLVGKNIVEPKVKYRGTQSTSGLYLFGYNIGSTGVTTSGAPHFDLEVRSVLVKDNYRPEFMPTTEEVLMQLVYEVGTTRIVGGQIMSKYDVTQSANTLSLAIQNKMTIEDLAYVDFFFQPHFDRPWNYLNILAQAAVEQERKLAEETK; encoded by the coding sequence ATGAAAGTAGTAGTAATCGGATGTACGCATGCAGGCACATCAGCTGTTAAAACTATCCTAAATGAAAACCCCGAAGCAGAAGTTGCAGTATTTGAACGAAATGATAATATCTCATTCTTATCATGTGGAATTGCATTATATGTCGGGGGTGTTGTGAAAGATCCTGCAGGACTATTTTATTCAAACCCTGAAGAACTTACTTCAATGGGTGCAAATGTTAAAATGGAACACAACATTAAAGAAATTGATACAGAATCTAAAAAAGTAATTGTAGAAAATTTAAAAACAGGCGAAGTTTTCGAAGAAACATATGATAAATTGGTTAATACAACAGGTTCTTGGCCAATTATTCCTCCAATTCCAGGCATTGAGTACAAAAAGATTTTATTGTGTAAAAACTATACACAAGCAAATGAACTTATTGCTCAAGCTAAAGATGCGAAAAAAATCACAATAGTCGGTGGCGGATATATTGGTATCGAACTAGTAGAAGCATTTGCTGAATCTGGCAAAGAAGTGACTTTAATTGATGGTTTAGACCGCATTTTAAATAAATATTTGGATAAAGAGTTTACAGATGTATTGGAAAACGATTTACAAGAACGTGGTATCAAACTAGCTTTAAATCAAGCAGTGAATGGATTTACTGCTAACGAAGCTGGCGAAGTGAAATCTGTTATTACAACAGAAGGCGAATACGAAGCTGACTTAGTGGTTATGTGTGTCGGTTTCCGTCCCAACAATGAATTGTTGCAAGGAAAAGTTGATATGTTGCCAAATGGCGCAATCATCGTAGACGATTATATGAGAACAAGCAATCCAGATATTTATGCTGCTGGAGATAGTTGTGCAGTCAACTACAACCCGAATGGCGGACATGCTTATATTCCGTTAGCTACAAATGCCGTACGGATGGGAATGTTAGTTGGGAAGAATATTGTAGAACCAAAAGTTAAGTATAGAGGTACACAATCAACTTCTGGTTTGTATTTATTTGGATATAACATCGGTTCAACAGGAGTCACCACAAGTGGAGCGCCGCATTTTGATTTAGAGGTACGTTCGGTCTTAGTGAAAGACAACTACCGTCCAGAATTTATGCCGACAACTGAAGAAGTATTGATGCAATTGGTCTATGAAGTAGGAACAACACGAATTGTTGGTGGACAAATCATGTCTAAATATGATGTGACACAATCTGCAAACACATTATCATTAGCCATTCAAAATAAAATGACTATTGAAGATTTAGCTTATGTTGATTTCTTCTTCCAACCTCATTTTGACCGTCCATGGAACTACTTGAATATACTTGCGCAAGCAGCTGTAGAACAAGAAAGAAAATTAGCTGAAGAAACTAAATAA
- a CDS encoding thermonuclease family protein: MKKIKINKKILSGIIALLIAGIGNYVINEEPSLPYSGQSVENQLSVELERVIDGDTLVFSDGSQEQKLRLLLIDTPESSRTKTGSSQPYGKEAKEFLITYLEGKNLTIEYEDTHERLDTYDRVLAYLFADGELVQEVLVREGLARVGYEKGNELYLSRLQSAEQTAIEKKVNIWSIEGYVGKYGFNKK, encoded by the coding sequence ATGAAAAAAATAAAGATAAATAAAAAAATCCTTTCAGGCATAATTGCACTTCTTATTGCAGGAATAGGAAACTATGTGATCAATGAAGAACCGAGTCTTCCTTATTCCGGGCAATCAGTAGAAAATCAATTATCAGTCGAATTGGAACGTGTCATTGATGGAGATACATTGGTCTTTAGTGATGGAAGCCAAGAACAAAAATTGCGTTTGCTGTTAATTGATACGCCGGAAAGCAGCAGAACCAAAACGGGCTCCAGTCAGCCCTATGGCAAAGAAGCAAAAGAATTTTTAATAACCTACTTAGAAGGAAAGAACTTGACTATTGAATATGAAGACACACATGAACGACTTGATACTTATGATCGAGTTTTGGCTTATCTTTTTGCTGATGGAGAACTGGTTCAAGAAGTGCTTGTTCGTGAAGGTTTAGCCAGGGTAGGATACGAAAAAGGCAATGAACTTTATCTGTCCCGTTTGCAGAGTGCTGAGCAAACAGCAATAGAAAAAAA